From Ignavibacteriota bacterium, a single genomic window includes:
- a CDS encoding rhodanese-like domain-containing protein, translated as MSLNKILASVALTLALLAAIIGLPKRDDPRLEEIALLIQSEEDHITPLELAEQIFSGKKIRLIDIRDSVSHFEEHIPKSELMTLQQLLNNEMQKNELTVIYSEGGIHASQAWMLMKMKDYDSIYTLLGGYNGWKETILNPKLHAGKTEEEKTEFERRKTLCRFFGGEPIIITEKIIPEQKPVRSKPKPPQKIQPKKLKEEEDLRFQC; from the coding sequence ATGTCTCTTAATAAAATACTTGCCTCTGTTGCATTAACTCTGGCATTACTTGCGGCAATCATCGGATTACCTAAACGAGACGACCCTCGCCTTGAAGAAATCGCTTTACTTATTCAATCCGAAGAAGACCACATCACTCCATTGGAACTTGCTGAACAAATATTTTCAGGTAAGAAGATTCGTTTGATTGATATCCGGGATTCTGTTTCGCATTTCGAGGAACACATTCCCAAATCAGAATTGATGACCCTGCAACAACTTTTGAATAACGAAATGCAAAAGAATGAGTTAACGGTCATTTATTCAGAAGGTGGCATTCACGCCTCTCAGGCGTGGATGTTAATGAAAATGAAGGACTATGATAGCATTTATACTCTATTGGGAGGATATAACGGCTGGAAAGAAACCATTTTGAATCCAAAATTACATGCTGGAAAAACCGAAGAAGAGAAAACAGAATTTGAACGTCGGAAAACGTTATGCCGGTTTTTTGGAGGAGAACCGATAATCATTACCGAGAAGATAATTCCCGAACAGAAACCCGTTCGTTCTAAACCCAAACCGCCCCAGAAAATTCAACCCAAAAAATTAAAAGAGGAAGAAGACTTAAGATTTCAATGTTGA
- a CDS encoding YifB family Mg chelatase-like AAA ATPase, with product MFSHIYSAGTYGINAQIVDVEIHLQKGSPYFSIVGLPDNAVKESKDRVYAAIKTSEMYFPGGHKITVNLAPADLKKEGSAYDLPIAIGLLAASECVDSDLLKDFVILGELALDGTLRPIHGTLPIALEVKKQKLRGIILPKENAREAAMVEGIEVYPMESLSETYAFLNGEYKLLKPFHVDLREVFSTHQKYAVDFSDVKGQENVKRALEVAAAGGHNIIMIGPPGSGKTMLAKRLPTILPPLNFDEAIETTKIHSVAGLLPPDSALVATRPFRSPHHTISDSALVGGGTIPRPGEISLSHHGVLFLDELPEFARNVLEVLRQPLEDGHVTISRSKMSIDYPANFMLICAMNPCPCGYYTDPAKECTCNTGMIQKYMAKISGPLLDRIDLHIEVPAVKYKELASKEVSETSESIRSRVIQTREIQTKRFAGRKGLYSNADMQSKEIQEFCKIDSSGEELMKMAINKLGLSARAYDRILKVARTIADLAQSTSIRPEHLSEAIQYRTLDRNLWQN from the coding sequence ATGTTCTCACATATTTACAGCGCCGGAACGTATGGCATCAACGCGCAAATTGTTGATGTGGAAATTCATTTGCAGAAAGGTTCGCCCTACTTCAGCATTGTTGGTTTGCCTGATAATGCTGTGAAGGAAAGTAAAGACCGCGTGTACGCGGCTATCAAAACATCGGAGATGTATTTCCCGGGTGGACATAAAATTACGGTGAATCTTGCACCTGCTGATTTAAAGAAAGAAGGTTCGGCGTACGATTTACCAATAGCGATTGGTTTGCTTGCAGCGTCCGAGTGCGTTGATTCCGATTTGCTGAAAGATTTTGTGATTCTCGGCGAACTTGCTCTTGATGGAACCTTGCGTCCGATTCACGGCACGTTGCCGATTGCTCTGGAAGTTAAAAAGCAAAAACTACGCGGCATAATTCTCCCGAAAGAAAACGCACGTGAAGCCGCGATGGTGGAAGGCATCGAAGTCTATCCGATGGAATCGCTTTCCGAAACGTACGCATTTCTCAACGGCGAATATAAACTTCTCAAACCATTTCATGTGGATTTGCGCGAAGTGTTTTCCACTCATCAAAAATACGCGGTGGATTTTTCTGATGTGAAGGGACAGGAGAATGTAAAGCGTGCGCTTGAAGTCGCCGCGGCAGGCGGTCATAACATCATCATGATTGGTCCGCCCGGCTCCGGAAAGACGATGCTTGCCAAACGACTTCCGACAATTCTTCCGCCATTGAATTTTGATGAAGCAATCGAGACAACAAAAATTCATTCCGTTGCGGGATTGTTGCCGCCCGATTCTGCCTTGGTTGCAACTCGTCCGTTCCGCTCGCCGCATCATACAATATCCGATAGCGCGCTTGTTGGCGGCGGAACGATTCCTCGCCCCGGTGAAATTTCACTCTCGCATCACGGAGTTCTATTTCTTGATGAGTTGCCGGAATTTGCTCGCAACGTGCTTGAAGTTCTCCGTCAGCCGTTGGAGGATGGACACGTGACCATCAGCCGCTCGAAAATGTCCATTGATTATCCCGCCAACTTCATGCTCATCTGTGCGATGAATCCTTGTCCCTGCGGCTACTACACAGACCCGGCGAAGGAGTGTACGTGCAACACAGGGATGATTCAGAAATACATGGCAAAAATTTCCGGTCCGCTTCTCGATAGAATTGATTTGCATATCGAAGTTCCGGCAGTGAAGTACAAAGAACTTGCAAGTAAAGAAGTAAGTGAAACTTCCGAATCAATTCGTTCACGAGTGATTCAGACGAGAGAAATTCAAACGAAACGATTTGCAGGGAGAAAAGGTTTGTATAGCAATGCCGATATGCAATCGAAAGAGATACAGGAATTTTGCAAGATAGATTCTTCGGGCGAGGAGTTGATGAAGATGGCAATCAACAAACTCGGACTTTCTGCCCGCGCGTATGACCGCATCTTGAAAGTCGCACGCACGATTGCAGACTTAGCACAATCAACTTCTATTCGTCCAGAGCATTTGAGTGAGGCTATACAGTACCGGACGCTTGATAGGAATTTGTGGCAGAATTAA
- a CDS encoding S46 family peptidase, whose amino-acid sequence MKSKSLYHLTVLFLSICLFVLPLSSKDEGQWMPTQIKSLDWTLLQQLGLQLTPEQIYNPNGPSLEDAIVLLGGGTGSFVSADGLIITNHHVAVGAVQSVSSVETDYLNDGFAADTRDKELSIPSYNAQVVVDMQDVTNDIMSVVSDTMSPEARAKAIRTKSTELEKKAKGESDYTCRVVDFFYGVKYYLIKYETLKDVRLVLAPPVSIGTFGGDDDNWMWPRHTGDFAFMRAYVSPEGKSVAYAKENVPYKPRKFLPMSTEGIQEGTFSMIMGFPGRTFRYRTSPEIQIQVDETLPLGIDLGKTQIDIINEARKKDHAVSIKYHSRVQGISNGWKYREGALLGIKSADVIKLRQNEETKFKSFLSTFPELQKKYGNIIYEIDQLYKELRTFNKKQIVLGQGIYVADAIRLAGAFKDFANSFEKDSASGDMKPTESAIKNLKDTYTNVLKNSDVNVDKTLLVAMLKKATELPAEQKISVVQKIAGEKTGEKLDKAIWNFVNDLYDDSRVMTVEGCEKLLTKDADDIKDDAFVQFALELDKDFVPLQEATQKFNAKAGALRTKLMEAWLKYKNTEIYPDANRTLRFTYGQVMPYYARDAVRYNYVTTLSGVMQKETGADPFVVPEKLKTLYDKKAFGEYADPKSNDVPVAFVATLDITGGNSGSPVMNGKGELIGVAFDGNWEGMANDYYYQPSVNRTISVDSRYVLFYIDKYANAQNILNEIKGKVSQ is encoded by the coding sequence ATGAAATCGAAATCCCTCTATCATCTCACAGTTCTTTTCTTATCAATTTGCCTTTTCGTCCTCCCACTTTCATCAAAAGATGAAGGACAATGGATGCCCACACAAATTAAATCGCTTGATTGGACTTTGTTGCAACAACTCGGACTTCAATTAACTCCTGAACAAATTTATAATCCCAACGGACCGAGTCTTGAAGATGCTATCGTTTTGCTTGGCGGCGGAACCGGTTCCTTCGTTTCGGCAGATGGCTTGATTATCACGAACCATCACGTTGCAGTCGGCGCGGTTCAGTCAGTCAGTTCTGTTGAAACAGATTATTTGAACGACGGATTTGCCGCCGATACACGAGACAAGGAACTTTCCATTCCATCCTACAATGCACAGGTTGTTGTTGATATGCAAGATGTTACCAACGACATCATGTCGGTAGTGAGCGATACCATGTCGCCCGAAGCCCGTGCGAAAGCGATTCGAACAAAATCAACAGAGTTGGAAAAGAAAGCAAAAGGCGAAAGTGACTATACCTGCCGCGTCGTAGATTTCTTTTACGGCGTAAAATATTATTTGATAAAATATGAAACATTGAAGGATGTCCGGCTCGTCCTTGCGCCGCCGGTTTCCATCGGTACGTTTGGCGGCGATGATGATAACTGGATGTGGCCCCGACATACAGGCGACTTCGCGTTCATGCGAGCGTATGTTTCTCCCGAAGGAAAATCGGTTGCGTATGCGAAAGAAAATGTTCCGTATAAACCGCGCAAATTCCTCCCTATGTCAACCGAAGGAATTCAGGAAGGAACATTCTCCATGATTATGGGGTTCCCCGGAAGAACATTCCGCTATCGCACATCGCCGGAAATCCAAATTCAAGTAGATGAAACACTGCCGCTCGGAATTGATTTAGGGAAAACTCAAATTGATATTATTAATGAAGCGCGGAAAAAAGACCACGCTGTTTCCATCAAGTACCACAGCCGCGTTCAGGGAATTTCCAACGGATGGAAATATCGTGAAGGCGCGTTGCTCGGAATCAAATCGGCAGACGTGATTAAATTGCGACAGAATGAAGAAACAAAATTCAAATCATTCCTCTCCACTTTTCCGGAACTTCAGAAGAAGTATGGGAACATCATTTATGAAATTGACCAGTTGTATAAAGAACTTCGCACGTTCAACAAAAAACAAATCGTTCTCGGTCAAGGAATATATGTTGCAGATGCAATCCGCCTTGCCGGAGCGTTTAAAGATTTTGCAAACTCGTTTGAAAAGGATTCTGCAAGCGGCGACATGAAACCGACAGAATCTGCAATAAAGAATCTGAAAGATACTTACACAAACGTCTTGAAAAACTCTGACGTGAATGTGGACAAGACATTGCTCGTTGCTATGCTGAAGAAAGCAACGGAACTTCCCGCGGAACAGAAAATTTCAGTTGTACAAAAAATAGCCGGTGAGAAAACCGGAGAGAAACTTGATAAAGCAATCTGGAATTTTGTTAATGATTTGTATGATGATTCTCGCGTTATGACAGTCGAAGGGTGTGAGAAACTTCTCACGAAAGATGCAGATGATATAAAAGATGATGCATTTGTACAATTCGCACTCGAACTTGATAAAGATTTTGTCCCGCTTCAAGAAGCCACGCAAAAGTTCAATGCGAAGGCAGGAGCGTTACGCACGAAATTGATGGAAGCATGGCTCAAATATAAGAACACGGAAATTTATCCCGACGCGAACCGCACCTTACGATTCACGTACGGACAAGTGATGCCGTATTACGCACGTGATGCTGTACGCTACAATTATGTAACAACATTATCCGGCGTAATGCAAAAAGAGACTGGCGCCGACCCGTTTGTTGTTCCGGAAAAATTAAAGACACTCTACGATAAAAAAGCATTCGGTGAGTACGCAGACCCGAAATCGAACGATGTTCCGGTTGCGTTCGTTGCGACGCTTGATATTACCGGCGGCAACAGCGGAAGTCCCGTGATGAACGGAAAAGGCGAACTCATCGGCGTTGCATTTGATGGAAACTGGGAAGGAATGGCAAACGACTATTACTACCAACCCTCCGTCAACCGCACAATCTCCGTTGACTCGCGCTACGTGTTGTTCTACATTGACAAATATGCCAATGCACAAAATATTTTGAATGAGATTAAGGGGAAGGTTTCTCAGTAA
- a CDS encoding YARHG domain-containing protein: MRLKSILFIFIFSITSYSDDSYLGSVGGNAFPMGRADSIQMIKENIYIQLFQNDSHVKCQFWFYNSGSNDVVSVGFPNFHINPGTSSNPIRNFTCRVNGETVTDIGETKLQTSYRYDSTEEEENWYTWIVEFKSKDTVFIENEYDGDWSGTMCEQAFVYTIGTGSSWAGPIKEGRIVFDHSNLATTNFVIKKSIWAQLKPEFFNDSTVYSFSNYLPKRNEEVDIWFHSYWSFSEETDTHPCPEFYGTIESIEQVRLMKNELFARHGYVFKDTSLSNYFAKQTWYKPNNEFEPNMLPNGEKQYVKNLLGIKEKLMNR; the protein is encoded by the coding sequence ATGAGACTGAAATCAATTTTATTTATTTTTATTTTCAGCATAACTTCCTATTCGGATGATTCTTATCTCGGTTCAGTAGGTGGAAACGCCTTTCCTATGGGTAGAGCAGATTCGATACAAATGATCAAAGAGAACATTTATATTCAATTATTCCAGAATGACTCTCACGTTAAATGTCAATTTTGGTTTTATAATTCTGGTTCTAATGATGTTGTGTCCGTCGGTTTTCCTAATTTTCATATCAACCCAGGAACATCTTCTAATCCAATTAGAAATTTCACTTGTAGAGTTAACGGCGAAACAGTAACAGATATTGGAGAAACAAAACTTCAAACATCCTATCGCTACGATAGCACTGAGGAAGAAGAAAACTGGTATACATGGATAGTTGAATTCAAAAGTAAGGATACAGTTTTTATTGAAAACGAATACGACGGGGATTGGAGTGGTACAATGTGTGAGCAAGCTTTTGTTTATACTATAGGGACAGGTTCATCTTGGGCAGGTCCTATTAAAGAAGGTCGGATTGTTTTTGATCATTCAAATTTGGCAACAACGAACTTTGTTATTAAGAAATCTATTTGGGCTCAATTGAAACCCGAATTCTTTAACGATAGTACTGTATACTCATTTTCAAATTATTTGCCAAAACGAAATGAAGAAGTAGATATTTGGTTTCACTCATATTGGTCTTTTTCAGAAGAAACAGATACTCATCCATGTCCGGAATTTTATGGTACCATAGAGTCGATTGAGCAAGTACGTTTAATGAAAAATGAGTTATTCGCCAGACATGGATATGTATTTAAAGATACTTCGTTATCAAATTATTTTGCAAAACAGACGTGGTACAAACCCAACAATGAGTTCGAGCCAAATATGTTGCCGAATGGGGAAAAACAATATGTAAAAAATCTACTTGGAATTAAGGAGAAACTTATGAATAGATGA
- a CDS encoding TonB-dependent receptor, with product MKHLRGKVEEEGMIFLFTQLFHFEGWVFFLATKYTKHTKKNLFHKALKEILTVRLLLGLIFFMMNPWNVRSQVIDSTKELKTYKLEEVLIHGRRLSAQIGMMTKQLRKTDIEELSANTVSDLISISGGVFVKDYGGSGIKTISQRGLGTEHSVILLNGMRVSSMQNGLMDLGMFPVEELELLEIAQGGYSALVGADAIGGVVNLVTIPSVRQNKLRLRSSFGSFGEQELSVNGSVNIGNANVRVGAGQQRSKGNFPFTFSNGYLTYNLERKNVDLRATHETVQTSFSLNGNDLLNVAGYWYSSERGSGGLVVGPVGESKARQTDDEGVFQTFYYRSFEKNFSFGLNAQLHHQYERYSDPLLNVAGKPLDNYFKNNELRFEPTVSYINDSSLSLTLGGEFVNTFAEGNVMKTKIQREQYAAYIRSDLHLDVNTRILRTVALIPSVRYDIVSSLLNSFSPQLETRLHFKNITLLESELMLRMNISKNFRAPTFNELYWSGGGGIGNPNLNPERAFNFDGGILYTFIALGSHSLKATYYTISMTDRIIWTAAGFGVVTPKNVRSVSSYGIETAYNGTLFDELLAIDLNYTNGKSVKTLAEYSGDPTIHNQLPFVPEEMMNFAISINNKVHESFVSLIGVTFTHQFVGYRFTTEDNKNYVPGYRLYDGNIRLRSKVGSAMLNMKFEVKNIFEQEYQVMPAYPMPMRSYRFSFSIELT from the coding sequence TTGAAACACCTTCGCGGGAAGGTTGAGGAAGAAGGAATGATTTTCCTTTTTACCCAACTTTTTCATTTTGAAGGTTGGGTATTTTTTTTAGCCACGAAGTACACGAAACACACGAAGAAAAACTTGTTTCATAAAGCACTCAAAGAGATTCTTACTGTTCGACTTTTGCTTGGATTGATTTTCTTTATGATGAATCCATGGAATGTGCGTTCACAAGTGATTGATTCAACGAAAGAACTGAAAACCTATAAGTTGGAAGAAGTGCTGATTCATGGACGACGGTTGAGCGCACAAATAGGAATGATGACCAAACAATTGCGCAAAACAGATATCGAGGAATTATCAGCAAATACTGTAAGCGACCTTATTTCAATTTCAGGCGGCGTTTTTGTAAAAGATTATGGCGGTTCAGGAATAAAAACAATTTCACAACGCGGGCTTGGAACGGAACACAGTGTTATTCTTTTGAATGGTATGAGAGTCAGTTCGATGCAAAACGGGTTGATGGATTTGGGAATGTTCCCGGTTGAAGAACTGGAACTGCTGGAAATCGCTCAAGGAGGATATTCCGCGCTCGTTGGTGCTGATGCGATTGGTGGTGTGGTGAATTTAGTAACAATTCCATCCGTGAGACAGAATAAACTTCGATTACGTTCTTCGTTCGGTTCTTTTGGTGAACAGGAATTATCTGTAAACGGGTCAGTGAACATCGGGAACGCGAATGTACGGGTTGGTGCCGGGCAACAGCGAAGCAAGGGAAATTTTCCATTCACTTTTTCAAACGGATATTTAACGTACAATTTGGAACGGAAGAATGTTGATTTGCGGGCAACACACGAGACAGTGCAAACTTCGTTTTCATTGAATGGAAATGATTTACTCAATGTTGCAGGATATTGGTATTCATCCGAGCGGGGGAGTGGGGGATTGGTTGTTGGTCCTGTTGGCGAAAGTAAAGCACGACAAACTGATGATGAAGGAGTATTTCAGACATTCTATTATCGTTCGTTCGAAAAGAATTTTTCTTTTGGATTGAACGCGCAATTACATCATCAATATGAACGGTATTCAGACCCGTTGCTGAATGTGGCGGGGAAGCCGCTCGATAATTATTTCAAAAATAATGAACTGAGATTTGAACCTACAGTATCGTACATCAACGACAGTTCGCTCTCATTAACTCTTGGCGGCGAATTTGTCAACACGTTTGCTGAAGGGAATGTTATGAAAACGAAAATACAACGGGAACAATATGCCGCGTATATCCGGTCAGATTTACATCTGGATGTGAATACACGTATCCTGCGAACTGTCGCGCTCATTCCTTCGGTTCGGTATGATATTGTTTCCTCTCTTTTGAATTCATTCAGTCCGCAACTTGAGACACGATTACACTTTAAGAATATTACCTTGCTTGAATCTGAATTGATGCTTCGGATGAATATCAGTAAAAACTTTCGCGCGCCGACCTTTAATGAATTGTATTGGAGCGGTGGAGGTGGCATCGGCAATCCGAACTTAAACCCGGAACGAGCATTCAATTTCGATGGAGGAATATTGTACACATTTATTGCTCTTGGTAGTCATTCTTTGAAAGCGACATATTACACTATTTCAATGACGGACAGAATTATCTGGACTGCCGCAGGCTTTGGAGTTGTTACTCCGAAGAATGTTCGCTCTGTTTCTTCGTACGGAATCGAGACAGCATATAATGGAACATTGTTCGATGAATTGTTAGCGATTGATTTGAATTATACGAATGGAAAGAGCGTCAAAACATTAGCAGAGTATTCAGGAGACCCAACGATACACAATCAACTCCCGTTCGTTCCTGAGGAGATGATGAACTTTGCAATTTCTATCAACAACAAAGTGCATGAGAGTTTTGTTTCTCTTATCGGAGTAACGTTCACACATCAGTTTGTCGGGTACAGATTCACCACGGAGGATAATAAAAACTATGTGCCCGGCTATCGTTTGTACGATGGAAACATTCGGCTCCGTTCGAAAGTCGGAAGCGCTATGTTGAACATGAAATTTGAAGTGAAGAACATTTTTGAGCAGGAGTATCAAGTCATGCCGGCATATCCGATGCCGATGCGCTCATACAGGTTTTCTTTTAGTATTGAATTAACGTAA
- a CDS encoding DUF2279 domain-containing protein: protein MKTNHTYFFKTILFLLLIESALMGQHQLPKLVTPELQDSITSMLQNLNSQNLEMKNDSEIVEQELSPLRFGLVVGASAGIITVAHLQNYNSWWKGERSPFHLDNDENANLYADKFGHFLFSYVASDIMTQSFYWSGMKQQNAALLGGGIALAFQLYVEIEDAFHPNLGFSIGDGVADIAGAAIPFLRVQYPSLHSVTFKWSVIPSPRFRNGEFRSLIDDYESQYYWLSVNIKNALGKHAPDFLPSFLNIALGYGVKNLSSSKESELYLSLDIDFTKLPGEGGFISTLKRVLNYFHAPMPTLKISPSVVAYGIRF from the coding sequence ATGAAGACGAACCATACATACTTCTTCAAAACGATTCTTTTCCTCCTCCTGATAGAATCCGCATTGATGGGACAGCATCAACTCCCAAAGTTAGTAACTCCAGAACTCCAAGACTCCATCACTTCAATGCTTCAGAACTTGAACTCCCAAAATCTTGAAATGAAGAATGACTCGGAAATTGTCGAACAAGAACTTTCTCCGCTTCGTTTTGGATTAGTCGTTGGCGCTTCAGCGGGAATAATTACTGTTGCACATCTGCAAAACTATAACTCATGGTGGAAAGGCGAACGCTCTCCATTTCATCTCGACAATGATGAAAATGCAAATTTGTATGCAGATAAATTCGGACATTTTCTTTTTAGTTATGTCGCAAGCGATATCATGACTCAGTCATTTTACTGGTCTGGGATGAAACAACAAAACGCCGCGCTCCTTGGCGGAGGAATTGCCCTCGCGTTTCAACTCTACGTGGAAATCGAGGACGCATTTCATCCCAATCTTGGATTTAGCATAGGCGATGGAGTTGCGGATATTGCCGGCGCGGCAATCCCGTTTCTTCGTGTGCAATATCCCTCTCTTCATTCCGTCACCTTCAAATGGAGCGTAATTCCATCTCCACGATTCCGAAACGGAGAATTCAGAAGCCTGATTGATGATTATGAAAGTCAATATTATTGGCTTAGTGTAAATATCAAAAATGCTCTCGGCAAACATGCCCCCGATTTCCTCCCCTCATTCCTCAACATTGCTCTCGGTTATGGAGTCAAGAACCTCTCGTCAAGCAAAGAATCCGAACTCTATCTTAGCCTCGACATTGATTTCACGAAACTCCCCGGCGAAGGGGGATTCATCAGTACATTAAAACGCGTATTAAATTATTTTCATGCGCCAATGCCTACACTTAAAATCTCACCGAGTGTTGTAGCGTACGGAATAAGATTTTAG
- a CDS encoding response regulator has protein sequence MMKPLVLFVDDDRTILKILSEGLKDHDIDVITTDNPADALERLKSFTPDVIITDLKMEPMNGFEFFQHVKKINRLSTIPFFFLTAVEDPLSKKYGTSLGATEYFTKPVDLDKLAEAIIHSLQK, from the coding sequence ATGATGAAACCACTTGTCCTATTTGTGGATGATGATAGAACAATCCTGAAAATTCTTTCGGAAGGATTAAAAGACCATGATATTGATGTTATCACCACTGATAATCCAGCCGACGCGCTCGAACGATTAAAATCGTTTACTCCCGACGTTATTATCACTGATTTAAAAATGGAACCGATGAACGGATTTGAATTTTTTCAACATGTGAAAAAAATCAACCGACTTTCCACCATTCCATTTTTCTTCCTCACTGCGGTTGAAGACCCGCTCTCAAAAAAATATGGTACGTCGCTCGGTGCAACGGAATACTTTACAAAACCGGTTGACCTCGACAAACTCGCTGAGGCAATAATACATTCCTTGCAGAAATAA
- a CDS encoding DUF1624 domain-containing protein, whose amino-acid sequence MSSLQPTTQRIAFVDLLRGWAVIIMIETHVVNALLMPSLREHAFFSYVTFFNGLVAPSFLFCAGFAFAITLQKKWIEYISFNKSFWLYIRRLLFILIVGYALHLPLFSLGGMMNLSDAYKWETFFQADILHVISLTLIATAVLVALIKKQKPFFAITLLSGLLFVFLAPFVRSVDYSEFSVLLRPYLSIKYQSQFPLFPWSAFLLGGTIVGRFVLNEMNQNKNPKTLQRSIALISFSVIVLSLLIEWLPWNLYSNHNFWNASPEFFFVRFGIVCLLLVGCWFVEHLPSGYVRKGVALIGTESLLVYVAHLLVVYGHTFEWSFIRFFGPTLGYAECIGLTAGLILAMYLLAFGWKFIKQKNKNAATVIQYATLAGIVIRFVVW is encoded by the coding sequence TTGTCATCACTCCAACCTACAACTCAACGAATAGCATTTGTTGATTTGCTTCGCGGCTGGGCTGTCATCATTATGATTGAAACCCATGTTGTGAATGCCTTGCTGATGCCTTCTCTTCGTGAACATGCGTTTTTTTCCTATGTGACATTCTTCAACGGACTCGTTGCCCCTTCATTTCTTTTCTGTGCTGGCTTTGCCTTTGCAATTACTTTACAAAAAAAATGGATTGAGTACATCAGTTTCAACAAATCGTTCTGGCTCTACATCAGACGATTACTATTCATCTTGATTGTCGGGTACGCGCTGCATCTCCCACTCTTTTCGCTCGGAGGGATGATGAACCTGTCTGATGCATACAAATGGGAAACATTCTTCCAGGCTGATATTCTTCATGTTATCAGTCTCACTCTTATTGCCACAGCAGTACTTGTAGCGCTCATCAAAAAACAAAAACCATTTTTCGCCATCACATTGTTGTCCGGTTTGTTGTTTGTATTTCTTGCCCCGTTCGTTCGCTCGGTTGATTATTCTGAATTTTCCGTTCTGCTTCGTCCCTATCTTTCCATCAAATACCAATCGCAATTTCCACTTTTCCCTTGGTCGGCATTTCTACTCGGAGGAACAATCGTTGGACGATTCGTGCTTAATGAAATGAATCAGAACAAAAACCCGAAAACTCTTCAACGCTCCATTGCTTTGATTTCATTTTCTGTTATCGTTCTTTCTTTATTAATTGAATGGCTCCCATGGAATCTCTATTCAAACCATAACTTCTGGAATGCAAGTCCTGAATTTTTCTTTGTTCGATTTGGCATCGTTTGTTTATTGCTTGTCGGATGTTGGTTCGTTGAACATCTTCCTTCCGGCTATGTCAGAAAAGGAGTGGCATTAATCGGAACCGAGTCTTTGCTTGTGTATGTCGCACACTTACTCGTCGTGTACGGACATACATTTGAATGGAGTTTCATTCGGTTTTTCGGTCCAACGCTTGGATACGCCGAGTGTATCGGACTCACTGCCGGATTGATTCTTGCAATGTACTTGTTAGCGTTTGGTTGGAAATTCATCAAGCAGAAAAACAAAAACGCCGCAACCGTAATTCAGTATGCGACGTTGGCAGGTATCGTTATTCGATTTGTTGTCTGGTAA
- the surE gene encoding 5'/3'-nucleotidase SurE, with product MRTTSKKRLQILVSNDDGIDSAGIFALVREMKKLGDVTVVAPHKQQSAVGHAITMNYPLRVSKFNKNGKFFGYAVEGTPADCVKLAVRSLLPSPPDLVVSGINHGSNTAINIIYSGTVSAATEGTVLGIPSIAVSLTSYKSQDFLFAAKFARKLSTLVLKKGLPKATLLNVNVPAVPENQIKGIKITRQGKTNWNDTFDTRLDPYKNTYYWLTGELEILDHSEDTDQIAVMKKNVSVTPIHYDLTDYNLLKTLDSWGVEKLR from the coding sequence ATGAGGACAACATCAAAGAAACGATTACAAATTTTAGTCTCCAATGATGACGGCATAGATTCAGCAGGTATCTTTGCTCTTGTTCGCGAAATGAAGAAACTTGGTGATGTTACCGTTGTAGCGCCGCACAAACAGCAAAGCGCCGTCGGTCATGCCATCACGATGAATTATCCATTGCGAGTAAGTAAATTCAATAAGAACGGAAAGTTTTTCGGTTACGCAGTGGAAGGAACGCCTGCCGATTGTGTGAAATTAGCTGTGCGTTCGTTGCTTCCTTCTCCTCCGGATTTGGTTGTCTCCGGAATCAATCATGGCTCGAACACGGCAATTAATATTATTTATTCCGGAACGGTCTCTGCCGCAACGGAAGGAACTGTGTTGGGAATTCCATCCATCGCTGTTTCATTGACTTCATACAAGAGCCAGGATTTTCTATTTGCCGCGAAGTTTGCGCGGAAACTTTCTACACTTGTTTTGAAGAAGGGATTGCCAAAAGCAACGTTATTAAATGTCAATGTTCCTGCAGTTCCTGAAAATCAAATCAAAGGAATAAAAATAACACGACAAGGAAAGACAAACTGGAACGATACATTTGACACACGGCTCGACCCGTACAAAAATACCTATTATTGGCTCACGGGTGAACTTGAAATCTTAGACCACTCGGAAGACACAGACCAGATTGCCGTGATGAAGAAGAATGTTTCCGTCACGCCGATTCATTATGACTTGACAGATTACAATTTGCTTAAGACATTAGATTCATGGGGAGTGGAGAAATTGCGGTAA